In a genomic window of Thermus sp. LT1-2-5:
- a CDS encoding GH1 family beta-glucosidase — MAENAEKFLWGVATSAYQIEGATQEDGRGPSIWDTFARRPGAIWGGSTGEPACDHYHRYEEDIALMQSLGVGVYRFSVAWPRILPEGRGRINPKGLAFHDRLVDRLLAAGITPFLTLYHWDLPQALEDRGGWRSRETAFAFAEYAEAVARALADRVPFFATLNEPWCSAFLGHWTGEHAPGLRNLEAALRAAHHLLLGHGLAVEALRAAGAKRVGIVLNFAPVYGEDPEAVDVADRYHNRYFLDPILGRGYPESPFQDPPPTPNLSRDLELVARPLDFLGVNYYAPVRVAPGTGPLPVRYLPPEGPVTAMGWEVYPEGLYHLLKHLGREVPWPLYITENGAAYPDLWTGEAVVEDPERVAYLEAHVEAAWRALFTLYATATPFDRPWEARYLLEPTGFVPYRLFTRFMRQFAVYTRERYRGGREFYFAGGIEDLARFHGYLRDRNLL, encoded by the coding sequence ATGGCCGAGAACGCCGAAAAGTTTCTGTGGGGGGTAGCCACCAGCGCCTACCAGATCGAGGGGGCCACCCAGGAGGACGGGCGGGGGCCTTCCATCTGGGACACCTTCGCCCGCCGCCCGGGGGCCATCTGGGGCGGAAGCACAGGGGAGCCCGCCTGCGACCACTACCACCGCTACGAGGAGGACATTGCCCTTATGCAATCCCTTGGGGTGGGGGTCTATCGCTTCTCCGTGGCCTGGCCTCGGATCCTCCCCGAGGGCCGGGGGCGGATCAACCCCAAGGGCCTCGCCTTTCACGACCGCCTGGTGGACCGGCTTCTCGCGGCGGGGATCACGCCCTTCCTCACCCTCTACCACTGGGACCTGCCCCAGGCCCTCGAGGACCGGGGCGGTTGGCGGAGCCGGGAGACCGCCTTCGCCTTCGCCGAGTACGCCGAGGCGGTGGCCCGGGCCCTCGCCGACCGGGTGCCCTTCTTCGCCACCCTGAACGAGCCCTGGTGCTCGGCCTTCCTCGGGCACTGGACGGGGGAACACGCCCCCGGCCTCAGGAACCTGGAGGCGGCCCTTCGCGCCGCCCACCACCTCCTCCTGGGGCACGGCCTCGCCGTGGAGGCCTTGAGGGCCGCGGGGGCGAAGCGGGTGGGGATCGTCCTCAACTTCGCCCCGGTGTACGGCGAGGACCCCGAGGCGGTGGACGTGGCTGACCGCTACCACAACCGCTACTTCCTGGACCCCATCCTGGGCAGGGGGTATCCCGAAAGCCCCTTTCAAGACCCCCCGCCCACTCCCAACCTCTCCCGTGACCTGGAGCTCGTCGCAAGGCCCCTGGACTTCCTAGGGGTGAACTACTACGCCCCCGTCCGCGTGGCCCCGGGGACGGGGCCTTTGCCCGTGCGCTACCTTCCCCCGGAGGGGCCGGTCACGGCCATGGGGTGGGAGGTCTACCCCGAGGGGCTTTACCACCTCTTGAAGCACCTCGGCCGGGAGGTGCCCTGGCCCCTTTACATCACGGAAAACGGGGCCGCCTACCCCGACCTCTGGACGGGAGAGGCCGTCGTGGAGGACCCCGAGCGGGTGGCCTACCTCGAGGCCCACGTGGAGGCCGCCTGGCGGGCCCTCTTCACCCTTTACGCCACCGCCACCCCCTTTGACCGGCCCTGGGAGGCCCGTTACCTCCTGGAGCCCACGGGCTTCGTCCCTTACCGCCTCTTCACCCGTTTCATGCGCCAGTTCGCCGTCTACACCCGGGAGCGGTACCGGGGAGGGAGGGAGTTCTACTTCGCGGGGGGGATTGAGGACCTAGCCCGCTTCCACGGGTACCTCCGGGACCGCAACCTCCTC
- a CDS encoding peptidase C26, whose translation MSPERDTQEPFLARYAAEKGLQGRDVALGGSLYQDLEAQGFHEAQRYRKSPPHALAHGMRKEEALRALL comes from the coding sequence GTGAGCCCCGAGCGGGACACCCAAGAACCTTTCCTGGCCCGGTATGCGGCGGAAAAGGGCCTCCAGGGAAGGGACGTGGCCCTGGGGGGAAGCCTCTACCAGGACCTGGAGGCACAGGGCTTCCACGAGGCCCAGCGCTACCGGAAAAGCCCGCCCCATGCCCTGGCCCACGGGATGCGCAAGGAGGAGGCCCTTCGGGCGCTCTTGTAA
- a CDS encoding toprim domain-containing protein — protein MVVVESPNKARTLAGFFGRPMRRYLPGLVVYEALAEEGYLVVTATRGHVTDLALRGGLYGVETTPAYRPRYHPLRACPEGSVPDPLCPDGTESRLDRYTA, from the coding sequence GTGGTGGTGGTGGAGTCGCCCAACAAGGCCCGCACCCTGGCCGGCTTCTTCGGCCGGCCCATGCGCCGCTACCTCCCCGGCCTCGTGGTCTACGAGGCCCTCGCCGAGGAGGGGTACCTGGTGGTCACAGCCACCCGGGGCCACGTCACCGACCTCGCCCTCCGGGGCGGGCTTTACGGGGTGGAGACGACCCCCGCCTACCGCCCCCGGTACCACCCCTTGCGGGCCTGCCCCGAGGGGAGCGTCCCGGACCCCTTGTGCCCCGACGGGACGGAGAGCAGACTTGACCGTTATACCGCATAG
- a CDS encoding DEAD/DEAH box helicase: protein MIPTRYAAYCPNCGGEAESERLAAGLACARCQPDPQKPPLPGALAHFAAQEKALADWTRFFTAQVGAPPWPRQRAWAARVVQGRSFAMLAPTGIGKTTFGLLTASWLAREGRRSYLVFPTRLLVAQAAERLRALGAPFAAYTGKPREKEALLEGGRPIGLFTVAFLHKNHARLPRPVDFLFVDDVASLLKSARNVDRVLGLLGFAPEDVEKGLALIRLRRRHPEEAERRAERLRGKARGVLAVASATARPHSPRVHLFRELLGFEVGTPSFALRKVADLYEEAFGLSQEELWARGAEWAGRLGKGGLFFLPGDLPKEAALDLARFLRARGLRAKAYLEPEALEAFRRGEADLLVGFASWRNPLPFCPSWRTQGLRPWSEASPGGPGSRRRRSPPCEKPSWSGSPTPPSAPAWRKAPRWGSPSWGKSPSWSSPTSPATSRPRGGRAASPRRGSPRASPSSSPRTGRPSPPSCAGSATSWRRRLSPWPRRTSRPS from the coding sequence GTGATCCCGACGCGCTACGCCGCCTACTGCCCAAACTGCGGCGGCGAGGCGGAAAGCGAGCGCCTCGCTGCGGGGCTTGCCTGCGCCCGCTGCCAGCCGGACCCCCAAAAGCCTCCCCTCCCCGGGGCGCTCGCCCATTTCGCCGCCCAGGAAAAGGCCCTCGCCGACTGGACCCGCTTCTTTACGGCCCAGGTGGGCGCCCCGCCCTGGCCGCGGCAGCGGGCCTGGGCCGCGCGGGTGGTGCAGGGGCGCTCCTTCGCCATGCTCGCCCCCACGGGGATCGGCAAGACCACCTTCGGCCTCCTCACCGCCAGCTGGCTTGCCAGGGAGGGGCGGCGGAGCTACCTCGTCTTCCCCACCCGCCTCCTCGTGGCCCAGGCGGCGGAGCGGCTTCGGGCCCTGGGCGCCCCCTTCGCCGCCTACACCGGGAAGCCCCGGGAGAAGGAAGCCCTCCTCGAGGGCGGCCGCCCCATCGGCCTCTTCACCGTGGCCTTCCTCCACAAAAACCACGCCCGGCTCCCCCGGCCCGTGGACTTCCTCTTCGTGGACGATGTGGCCAGCCTCCTCAAGTCGGCGCGGAACGTGGACCGGGTCCTGGGGCTTCTGGGCTTCGCCCCCGAGGACGTGGAGAAGGGCCTCGCCCTCATCCGGCTCCGGAGGAGGCACCCTGAGGAGGCCGAGCGGAGGGCCGAAAGGCTGAGGGGGAAGGCCCGGGGGGTCCTCGCCGTGGCGAGCGCCACCGCAAGGCCGCACTCGCCGCGGGTCCACCTCTTCCGCGAGCTTTTGGGCTTTGAGGTGGGCACGCCGAGCTTCGCCCTGCGCAAGGTAGCCGACCTCTACGAGGAGGCCTTCGGGCTCTCCCAGGAGGAACTCTGGGCCAGGGGGGCGGAGTGGGCGGGGCGGCTTGGAAAGGGGGGGCTTTTCTTCCTCCCCGGGGACCTGCCGAAGGAGGCCGCCCTGGACCTCGCCCGCTTCCTCCGGGCCCGGGGCCTCAGGGCCAAGGCCTATCTGGAGCCCGAGGCGCTCGAGGCCTTCCGGCGGGGCGAGGCAGACCTCCTCGTGGGGTTCGCCTCCTGGCGCAACCCCCTGCCCTTTTGCCCCTCCTGGAGGACCCAAGGCTTAAGGCCCTGGTCCGAAGCCTCGCCAGGAGGCCCGGGCTCCAGGAGAAGGAGGTCGCCCCCCTGCGAGAAGCCCTCCTGGAGCGGCTCGCCGACCCCGCCTTCCGCGCCCGCGTGGCGGAAAGCCCCGAGGTGGGGCTCACCTTCGTGGGGGAAAAGCCCGTCCTGGTCTTCGCCGACGTCACCGGCTACCTCCAGGCCTCGGGGCGGACGAGCCGCCTCACCCCGGCGGGGCTCACCCAGGGCCTCGCCCTCCTCCTCGCCGAGGACAGGAAGGCCTTCACCGCCCTCGTGCGCCGGCTCGGCTACCTCCTGGAGGCGCCGCCTCTCCCCGTGGCCGAGGCGGACCTCGAGGCCCTCTTGA
- a CDS encoding type II toxin-antitoxin system VapC family toxin, giving the protein MPEEKLLDASALLAYLQRESGFEVVRQALREGAAISAVNLAEVVGKLKGRGKDADRIVARLLAMGLEVVPFTLEEALEAGALDPLTRPLGFSLGDRACLATGKVRGLEILTTDRAWSQIPGVRIRVVR; this is encoded by the coding sequence ATGCCTGAGGAAAAACTTCTGGACGCTTCCGCCTTGCTCGCCTACCTGCAAAGGGAGTCCGGCTTCGAGGTGGTGCGCCAGGCCTTGCGTGAGGGGGCGGCCATCAGCGCAGTGAACCTGGCCGAGGTGGTGGGCAAGCTCAAGGGTAGAGGAAAAGACGCGGACCGGATTGTGGCCAGACTGCTGGCGATGGGCCTCGAGGTGGTGCCCTTCACCTTGGAGGAAGCCCTCGAGGCGGGTGCCCTGGATCCCTTGACCCGCCCCTTGGGGTTTTCCCTTGGGGACCGGGCCTGCTTGGCCACGGGGAAGGTGCGGGGCTTGGAGATCCTCACCACAGACCGGGCCTGGAGCCAGATCCCGGGCGTGCGGATACGGGTGGTGCGCTAA
- a CDS encoding AbrB/MazE/SpoVT family DNA-binding domain-containing protein gives MVKKVHSTTLTVDAQGRVLLPSPLRRALGLRPGTRLVALVEEGRLVLEPWERVEEALWEELSDIKESLTEELLRERRLEAERDA, from the coding sequence ATGGTGAAAAAGGTCCACTCCACCACACTAACGGTTGATGCCCAGGGAAGGGTGCTCCTCCCGAGCCCCTTGCGCCGGGCCTTGGGCCTTAGGCCGGGGACCCGGTTGGTGGCCTTGGTGGAGGAGGGTCGCCTGGTGCTGGAACCTTGGGAACGGGTGGAGGAAGCGCTTTGGGAGGAGCTTTCCGACATCAAGGAAAGCCTTACCGAGGAGCTTTTGCGGGAACGGCGCTTGGAGGCCGAGCGGGATGCCTGA
- a CDS encoding carbohydrate ABC transporter permease: MTQLEAATGSLFPKAPQWGNYLDIWRVLPFFHYLKNSFLVCSLTTAFALAVATFAGYALARFRFPGAELFGGSVLVTQVIPGILFLIPIYIMYIYVQNWVRSALGLEVRLVGSYGGLVFTYTAFFVPLSIWVLRGFFASIPKELEEAAMVDGATPFQAFHRVILPLALPGLAATAVYIFLTAWDELLFAQVLTTEATATIPVGIRNFVGNYQNRYDLVMAAATVATLPVLVLFFFAQRQLIQGLTAGSVKG; the protein is encoded by the coding sequence ATGACCCAGCTGGAGGCGGCCACGGGAAGTCTTTTCCCCAAGGCGCCCCAGTGGGGCAACTACCTGGACATCTGGCGCGTCCTGCCCTTCTTTCACTACTTGAAAAACTCCTTCCTGGTCTGCTCCCTGACCACGGCCTTCGCCCTGGCCGTGGCCACCTTCGCCGGGTACGCCCTCGCCCGGTTCCGCTTCCCCGGAGCGGAGCTTTTTGGGGGAAGCGTCCTCGTGACCCAGGTGATCCCCGGAATCCTCTTCCTGATCCCCATCTACATCATGTACATCTACGTGCAGAACTGGGTCCGCTCCGCTTTGGGCCTCGAGGTGCGCCTCGTGGGCAGCTACGGGGGGCTTGTCTTCACCTACACCGCCTTCTTCGTTCCCCTGAGCATCTGGGTCCTCAGGGGCTTCTTCGCCTCCATTCCCAAGGAGCTGGAGGAGGCGGCCATGGTGGACGGGGCCACGCCCTTCCAGGCCTTCCACCGGGTGATCCTGCCCCTGGCCCTCCCGGGCCTCGCGGCCACGGCCGTCTACATCTTCCTCACCGCCTGGGACGAGCTCCTCTTCGCCCAGGTCCTCACCACCGAGGCCACCGCCACCATTCCCGTGGGCATCCGCAACTTCGTGGGCAACTACCAGAACCGCTACGACCTGGTCATGGCCGCCGCCACGGTGGCCACGCTGCCCGTCCTCGTCCTCTTCTTCTTCGCGCAGCGCCAGCTCATCCAAGGCCTCACCGCCGGGTCGGTGAAGGGCTAG